A single window of Ammospiza caudacuta isolate bAmmCau1 chromosome 12, bAmmCau1.pri, whole genome shotgun sequence DNA harbors:
- the LMCD1 gene encoding LIM and cysteine-rich domains protein 1, which translates to MSGSQPQVGRGAPCLRCRGLCTGFEPHSWRKICKSCKCSQEEHGPSSELDDDRKVGRLLAGSRHASLTARLKGGDGARVYKRNRMIVTNPNISGKDPTFDTITYEWAPPGLTQKLAMQYMELVPKELQPVAGTEGAWQRRRRLARQLPLHDQDPAQCRGLAEGEQQLMHDFVTRYKAEALGVGEVALPGQGGGKKEEEKAQEKGIEPSTAPESPNGALESTAGHYRCEACQQPVPGDCPVVYAERAGYSRLWHPACFVCCRCAEPLVDLIYFWRSGAAWCGRHYCESLRPRCAGCDEIIFSEDYQQVEGLAWHHKHFACLECETLLMGKPFTLANTSLLCSTCSQSRA; encoded by the exons ATGTCGGGGAGCCAGCCGCAGGTGGGAAGAGGCGCGCCCTGCCTGCGCTGCCGGGGGCTGTGCACGGGCTTCGAGCCGCACTCCTGGAG GAAGATCTGCAAGTCGTGCAAGTGCAGCCAGGAGGAGCACGGGCCGAGCTCGGAGCTGGACGATGACCGCAAGGTGGGCAGGCTGCTCGCGGGCTCCCGGCACGCCTCGCTCACGGCCCGGCTCAAGGGCGGCGACGGCGCCCGCGTCTACAAGAGGAACCGCATGATCGTCACCAACCCCAACATCTCGGGCAAGGACCCCACCTTCGACACCATCACCTACGAGTGGGCTCCCCCCGGCCTCACCCAGAAGCTG gCCATGCAGTACATGGAGCTGGTGcccaaggagctgcagcccGTGGCGGGCACGGAAGGCGCctggcagcggcggcggcggctggcACGGCAGCTCCCGCTGCACGACCAGGACCCGGCGCAGTGCCGCGGCCTGGCCGAGGGCGAGCAGCAGCTCATGCACGACTTCGTGACAAGGTACAAGGCCGAGGCCCTGGGCGTCGGGGAGGTGGCGCTGCCGGGCCAGGGCGGcgggaagaaggaggaggagaaggccCAGGAGAAGGGCAtcgagcccagcacagcccccgaGTCACCCAACGGGGCCCTGGAGAGCACGGCCGGGCACTAC CGCTGCGAGGCGTGCCAGCAGCCCGTGCCCGGGGACTGCCCCGTGGTGTACGCCGAGCGCGCCGGCTACTCCCGCCTGTGGCACCCCGCCTGCTTCGTGTGCTGCCGCTGCGCCGAGCCCCTCGTGGACCTCATCTACTTCTGGAGGAGCGGGGCCGCCTGGTGCGGGCGCCACTACTGCGAGAGCCTGCGGCCCCGCTGCGCCGGCTGCGACGAG ATCATCTTCTCGGAGGACTACCAGCAGGTGGAAGGGCTGGCCTGGCACCACAAGCACTTTGCCTGCCTGGAGTGTGAGACGCTGCTGATGGGCAAACCCTTCACCCTGGCCAACACCAGCCTGctgtgcagcacctgcagccagagcagggcctgA
- the CAV3 gene encoding caveolin-3, whose translation MAEEHRELEERIIIKDQHTKEIDLVNRDPKHINEDVVKVDFEDVIAEPVGTYSFDGVWKSSYTTFTVSKYWCYRLLSALLGIPLAVLWGFLFALISFCHIWAVVPCIKSYLIEIQCVSRIYSLCIHTFCDPLFEALAKICSNVRVAVRKET comes from the exons ATGGCCGAGGAGCACCGCGAGCTGGAGGAGCGGATCATCATCAAGGACCAGCACACCAAGGAGATCGACCTGGTCAACAGAGACCCCAAGCACATCAACGAGGACGTGGTGAAG GTGGATTTTGAGGATGTGATAGCTGAGCCCGTGGGCACCTACAGCTTTGACGGCGTCTGGAAAAGCAGCTACACCACCTTCACCGTCAGCAAGTACTGGTGCTATCGGCTGCTCTCCGCCCTGCTGGGCATCCCCCTGGCCGTCCTCTGGGGCTTCCTCTTCGCCCTCATCTCCTTCTGCCACATCTGGGCCGTGGTGCCCTGCATCAAGAGCTACCTGATCGAGATCCAGTGTGTCAGCCGCATCTACTCGCTGTGCATCCACACCTTCTGTGACCCGCTCTTCGAGGCACTCGCCAAGATCTGCAGCAACGTCCGAGTTGCTGTCCGGAAGGAGACTTag